The genomic stretch TCCCTATTTTTGAATAAGGCCGCGGTAAGGTTGGGAACATGGGGTGACGGGAAGGATTTATTGGGAATCGTCCTGTATTTTTTCGGGCTGTCGGTTGTGTTGATGATCGGCATTTTTATTTTGCTGCTGCGGAAAGATTTCCTGTCCCAGAGCGGAAAGAAGGAGTAGCCCGTGGCAAAAGAAATATTCTTTTTCTTGTACAGGGACGTCTTGATCGGGTTGTCATCCCTCCGTTATCGTTTCCTTTTCTGTCTCATGATGTTTACGGCGATGGCCATCCTTTCCGTCTACCAGCTGCAAACTTCGGCCGAGCTCCTGGGTATGGACCGAAACATGCTGACGTATACGGATCTATTGTTTTCCCTTTTCCAAGGCGTTGATTATGAAATTGTCGAAAAAAAATTTTTGCCCTTCCCTTTTTCATGGTTCCTGTTGCAGATGATGATTCCCTTTCTTTTAGGGGCGTATGCGCGGGATGACCTTTTCTTGCATACCTCCTTCTTGTTCGTCCGGGCGAAAAGACGATTGTCCATCTGGCTGGCCAAAGTGCTTTTTTCCCTCTTGGCCGTCATCCTTGTCTTTCTTTCCTTTCTTGCCGTCTCTTGGCTGATCGCCGCGGTTTTTTTCTCGCCTGACATCGGCTTTCGGGAATATGGCGACGCGAAAATAAAACCGGCCATCGGCGGGGGATGGTCGGCCGTCCGGCTGACTTGGCTGACCATCGCCTTACCCTTTCTTTTAAACCTGTGCGGCGCCGCGGTATATACGATGTTTTCCCTTCTTATCCGGCCGGTCTACTTGTTCCTCATCTTAGCGTCGATCTACATATTATCGGTATATACCGCCAATCCGTTTCTTCCGGGAAGCTACGGGATGATTTTGCGCCACGGGATGTTTGAACCGGCGAGGGGGTTTTCCACGGCCGCATGCGTCATGTATTTTTCCGTCACCCTTCTTGCGGCGGGCGTGATCGGCTACCGCCTGTTTAAAAGAGCGGACATTTTGTATTTCGGAAAGGATTGATCCCCATGACTGACTATATCGTCATTGAACAATTGACGAAAAAGATTCAGGGAAACATCGTTTTGAACGATATAAGCATCAAATTGTCCAAGGGAAAAATTTACGGATTTCAGGGCAGGAACGGATCCGGAAAAACGATGCTGTTCCGCGCCATCGCCGGATTGATCCGGCCGACGCAAGGAAAAGTGACCGTCAACGGAAAGGAAATCGGGAAGGATGTCTCCATCCCCGAAAACATCGGGATTCTGATCGAAAATCCGGGGTTTATTCCCGAATATACGGGGATGAAAAATTTGGAACTCCTTTCTTATATTCAAAGGAAAATCACGAAAAAAGAAGTGGCCGAAGCGTTGGAAAAAGTCGGGCTGGATCCGAAGGATAAACGAAAATACAAAAAATATTCCTTAGGAATGAAACAAAGGCTCGGCATTGCCCAGGCCATTATGGAAAATCCCGATCTTATCATCCTGGATGAGCCGACGAATTCTTTGGATGAGGAAGGCGTGAAACTCCTCAACTCGCTGCTCGCACAATTAAAAAGGGAAGGAAAAACGGTTTTGATCGCCAGCCATGAACGGGAGTGGATCCGCGGCGTGGCGGATGAAATTTTCGTGATGGATGGCGGGAAGATCGTCGGCCATGAGGTGATCTCCGGTGAAGGGTAAAAAGCTGTTCTTCTTTTTGTTCATCCCCCTCTTCCTTATCATCGTCGTTTTCAGTTTCTACCGCTATCAGGAAGTGAATCGCCCGCACCGGAATTATCAAATCGTCGAAAAGACCGAAAAAATCGGCCGTCCGTTTTCCCATCAGGAAGTGGCTTACATCTTTCAAACTCCCGAAGTGCGCTCCCGTGATGATTATGATCTTTATGTCATTCCTTTGGTCATCGAGAATCGTTCCGGACAAACGGTTTCTTTTCCGATTGAATCTTTTATTCTGCTCGCGGATCACTTCCAAACCCAAGTGGATCTGGAACAATTTTATTCGGAACCAATTAACCGGGAAGCGGGTCAAGGGATTCCGCCGGACGGAAAGAAAGAATTCCGGTTGACCTTCACCCTCGACAAAGAGGACCCCTCCAGGGACAGGGTGGAACTGTACTTTCTCCGATACGACGGCGGGAAAATGTATAAACATAAATTGGATTTGTCTGGACCGCATTGATCTTACCCGGAGTTTGCCAAAGAAGGTGGTAATTTGAAAGGAAAGCAATGGATCACCGGCATCCTATTGGGCCTGGTTGTTGTTGTCTTTATCGTTTATGAATTGGGGGTTTTTCAGCATACCCAAGGCGGGGGGACAGAAAAAAACCAATCCGGAAAGGGAGAGAATATAAATATAAACGAGGCCATAGACGAACAAATCGAGAATAATTCCAAATATCCGGACAAGGAAACCATTGTAAAAAAGATCATCCACGGTTATCAAAATTTTACAACCTTGGAGGGCGAATACGAGACTTATTCCTCGGATCCCGTGCCAACCGTGTCCAAGACCTGGTACGCCATCGACGCGGAAAAACAAAAATCGATCAGGATCCTGTATGATCATAACGAAAAAATTTCCACGGTAATCTGGGATGAGGAACAATTAAAATGCATGTCTTTTAATGAAACAGAGCGAACCTACACCGAACTTGAGCTGAAAAAAAAGGAGAAAAATGAGAAAGAAGATAAAGAGCTTAGTAAGTTTGAAAAACTTTATGGTTCCCGGGCACCCGTAGAACGAGAATTATTTACAGCTGGGGGTTTTGCTGTTTCTTCCGAATATGTCCTTTATCTCATGAATTTCAGGAATTGGGATTATCACGAAGGGAAATGTATGGATCTGCCATGTTATCAATTACAGGGGAAAATAACGGATTCTGGAGATATGAACGGCCCCTTTGAGATGCAAGTGGAAAAGAACACCGGGACTGTCATCGGATTTAAAGTTTTCGACGACCAGAAGCGGGTGAAATATTCGTTTACGACAAAGATGATCAAAATCGATCAGCCGCTGGACGAGACCCTCTTTACGAAAGGGACGGCAGGGTATAAAAAATTGGAACCGATGGACCCCAGCGACTTCGACTTTTAAGTGATTCCGGATCGGAACAGGAAAAAAGAGGATCCCGAAATCCTTTTCGGATCCTCTTTTCGCTTCCCCGGCGTTTCGTTAAAGATTCGAAAGCGGCTTGCGAGTGGGGAATGCCTCCTCGCTTTCCATCAACGGATTTGTCCCGTCCATTTTTCTTTCCTTCGGGCCGGATCGGCCGTCCGGACGTCCCGCCAGCAGCCGGCAGGAATCATTTTAGAAATCATCCATCCCGCGCATCTTGCGCATTAAGTCCGGTCGGTCCGCGGTTCCGCGGAACGGCTTCTCTCCTCATTGGGGACGAAAAGGAGACCGATGTTGATCAGCCCGGCGATCCCGACAATGCCAAAAATAAAACGGGCGATACCTTCGCCGAACAGGGCGGTCACGAAATCATATTGAAAAAATCCGACCAGTCCCCAGTTGATGGCCCCGATGATGGTTAAGACGAGACAAATTCTTTGCAATACGCTCATGAAAAATCCTCCTTCGAATGATTATTACGGTACTTAGGATGGTTAAAATTCACAAATTCTATGCATCGGAAATTTTCCATCCCGGTTTTCATGTATTAAAATATCGATGAGGAGGGATGAAAGATGGATTCCTTTGTTTTTCAAAACCCGACAAAATTGATATTCGGCCGGGGGCAAATTCAAGCTTTGCGGGATGAGATCCCGAAATACGGGAAAAAGCTCCTCCTTGTCTATGGCGGCGGGAGCATCAAACGAAACGGTTTGTACGACGAAGTGATGCAAATCCTAAAAGAAATCGGCGCGGAAGTCTTCGAGCTGCCGGGGGTGGAGCCGAACCCGAGGATCACCACCGTCCGAAAAGGGGTGGACATTTGCAAGAAGGAAAAGATCGAATTTTTGCTGGCGGTCGGCGGAGGAAGCGTCATCGACTGCACGAAGGCGATCGCGGCCGGGGCCATGTATGAAGGCGACCCTTGGGATATCGTCGTCAAAAAGGCGAAACCGGAGGCGGCCCTTCCTTTGGGAACGGTGCTGACCCTGGCGGCCACCGGGTCGGAAATGAACAGCGGTTCCGTCATCACCAACTGGGAAACGAAGGAAAAATACGGTTGGGGTTCGCCCCTCGTCTATCCGAAGTTTTCCATTTTGGATCCGGTCTATACCTTTACCGTTCCCCGCGATCAGACGGTTTACGGCATCGTCGATATGATGTCCCATGTTTTTGAACATTATTTCCACCATGCCGCGAACACCCCTCTGCAAGACCGGTTCTGCGAATCCCTTTTGACCACCATCATGGAAACGGCGCCGAAACTGGTCGATGATTTGGAAAATTACGAATACCGGGAAACGATCCTGTATTGCGGGACGATGGCTTTAAACGGCATGGTGCAAATGGGCTTCCGGGGCGATTGGGCGACCCACAATATCGAACATGCGGTTTCCGCCGCATTTGATATTCCCCATGGGGGCGGATTGGCCATCTTGTTCCCGAATTGGATGAAGCATGTCCTTCCGGTCAACCCGCAACGGTTCAAACAGCTGGCCGTCCGGGTATTCGGCGTGGATCCGGCGAATAAAACCGACGAGGAAGCGGGACTGGAAGGAATCGAAAGGCTGCGGGAATTCTGGAACTCCCTCGGCGCCCCGAGCCGTTTGAGGGATTACGGCATCGGCGAAAAGGATTTGCCCCTTTTGGCGGATATCGCCATGAAACGAGGGGAATTCGGGAATTTCAAAAAGCTGACGAGGGACGATGTGTTGGCCATCTACCGGGCATCCTTATGAACGTCCGGACAGGGCTTGTTTCGTTTTTGAACGCTCCCTGGCTGCCGGCGGGGCGGCATGGATGAAGAAATGACCGAAAAAAGGAAAGCAAATCTTTGGCAAGGTACGGAGGTTTAACATGACACATATTCAATTTGATTATTCCAATGCTCTCCGCTTTTTTGGCGAACATGAATTGGCGCAAATGAACGATTTGGTCAAAGTCAGCCATCAGGCATTGCACGAAAAAACCGGCGCGGGAAACGATTTTTTAGGCTGGATCGATTGGCCCCTCCATTATGACAAGGAAGAATTCTCGCGAATTTTAAAATGCGCGGAAAAAATCCGGAACGATTCCGATGTGCTGCTCGTCATCGGCATCGGCGGTTCCTATCTCGGTGCCAGGGCCGCGATTGAAATGCTGAACCACAGCTTTTACAACGTTTTGCCGAAGGAAAAAAGAAAATCCCCGCAGATTATTTTTGCCGGCAACAATATCAGCTCCACCTACCTGCATGATGTGATCGACCTGTTGGACGGCAAGGATTGGTCGATCAACGTCATCTCCAAATCGGGGACGACGACGGAACCGGCCATCGCCTTTCGGATTTTCCGCAAATTGCTGATCGAAAAATACGGCGAAGAAGAGGCCCGGAAACGGATATATGCCACCACCGACAAAAAGAAGGGGGCGCTGAAAACCTTCGCCGATGCGGAAGGCTATGAAACCTTCGTCATCCCGGATGACGTGGGCGGCCGCTATTCGGTTTTGACCGCCGTCGGCCTGCTGCCGATCGCCGCGAGCGGGGCGGACGTCGCCCAAATCATGGCGGGCGCCCGGCAGGCGATGGAGGACTTCAGCCATTCGGAATTGGGAAAAAATATCGCCTATCAATACGCCGCCATCCGAAACATTTTGTACAACAAAGGAAAAACGGTGGAATTGCTGATCAATTACGAACCCGGGCTGCAATATTTCGCCGAATGGTGGAAGCAGCTGTTCGGGGAAAGCGAAGGCAAGGATGGAAAGGGCATCTATCCTTCCTCGGCGAATTTTTCCACGGATCTCCATTCGCTGGGGCAATATATCCAGGAAGGGCGCAGGGATCTTTTCGAAACGGTCCTTCACGTGGAATCCCCGCGGCATGAACTTGTGATCGAAGCGGAAGCGAACGATTTGGACGGCTTGAATTATTTGGCCGGAAAAACGGTGGATTTTGTAAATAAAAAAGCCTTTGAAGGCACCTTGCTCGCCCATACCGACGGGGACGTGCCGAATTTGGTCGTCAAAATTCCAAAAATGGACGAATACACCTTCGGCTATTTGGTGTACTTTTTTGAAAAGGCCTGCGCCATGAGCGGCTATTTGTTGGGTGTCAATCCCTTCGACCAGCCGGGGGTGGAGGCCTATAAAAGAAACATGTTCGCCCTGTTGGGAAAACCGGGCTTCGAAGAAAAGAAAAAGGAATTGGAAAAACGTTTGAATCAATAAGGAAAGGAAAGATGACCGCCTGAACGCCCATACGGCGTCCGGCGGTTTTTCGTTTTTGCTAAAAAGGCTTCCGGCTGCAAACGGCGGACGGCAAGGACAGGGCCGCAGGCGCAAACGTTGAAGTCCAGGAATTTGTGTAGTAAAAAGGGTGCAATGCGTTCCATTTCCGGAAAGGCGATGTTCCCGTACCGGGAGCGGGATTTTACACAAATGGGCGGACTTGGTCGCGCAAACCTCCCCATTCCTCGGTTTTCGGAGGGGGAGCAAACCGATTTTACGGCGGCCGAACGGACGGCGGGCTGCGGGACGGAGCCGCGGCGAACGGGGCGAAAAACGGGAGATCTTGCCTGAACGGCATCTCCCTTCGTTTAAAACATTGCCCCGGAAAGAGGGCATGGAATCTTCGATCGGGAAATTGTATGGTAAAAGGAGAGGAAAATATTTTCCGTCATTCGGGGAAATAAAATCAAGAAAGGGATGGGAAAGATGCAAGTGATCGACCTGCATTGCGATGTTTTGCTGAAATTGTCCCAAGGGAAGGGAAAACTGCGATTCAGGGATTCCAAAGAGCTGGACGTGAATTTCGAGCGGCTCCGGAAAGGGAAAGTGAAAGTCCAGTTTTTCGCCGTCTTCCTTGAGCCGGAGATCCCGGCGGAACAAAAATTTGTCGAGGCCCTTAACCAAATCGATTATTTTTATGAAGAAGTTCTAAAGAAAAATCCGGAAATGAAGCATATTAAAGAATGGGCCGACATTGAAAAGCTGAAGGAGGGCGAGATCGGCGCGGTCCTGACGCTGGAAGGGGCGGACGCCATCGGCAATGATTTGATGAAGCTGCGGACCCTTTACCGGCTGGGCGTGAAATTGGTCGGTTTGACCTGGAATTTTGCCAACTATGCCGCGGACGGCGTGATGGAAGAACGGGGCGGGGGCCTCACCCGGTTTGGAAAAGAAGTGGTCCGGCTGAACAATGAGCAGAAAGTATTTACCGATGTCTCCCATCTGTCCGAAAGGGGATTTTGGGAGGTGATGGAATTGGCCGACTATCCGATCGCCAGCCATTCCAACGCGAAATCGCTCTGCAATCATCCCCGCAATCTGACGGATGAGCAGGCGAAAGCGTTGTTCCAAAAAGGCGGGATGGTCCACGTCGTTTACAATCCCCCCTTCATTAAAGAAAGCGGCAACGCTTCCATCGGTGACCTGGTCCGGCATATCGACCATTTTTGTTCCTTGGGCGGAGTGAAACAGATCGGGTTGGGTTCCGATTTCGATGGGATCGAGAAGAAAGTGAAGAATTTGGAGGATGCCTCAAAAACCCAGAATTTAATCCTGGCGCTTTTGAAATACTATA from Caldibacillus debilis DSM 16016 encodes the following:
- a CDS encoding iron-containing alcohol dehydrogenase, with amino-acid sequence MDSFVFQNPTKLIFGRGQIQALRDEIPKYGKKLLLVYGGGSIKRNGLYDEVMQILKEIGAEVFELPGVEPNPRITTVRKGVDICKKEKIEFLLAVGGGSVIDCTKAIAAGAMYEGDPWDIVVKKAKPEAALPLGTVLTLAATGSEMNSGSVITNWETKEKYGWGSPLVYPKFSILDPVYTFTVPRDQTVYGIVDMMSHVFEHYFHHAANTPLQDRFCESLLTTIMETAPKLVDDLENYEYRETILYCGTMALNGMVQMGFRGDWATHNIEHAVSAAFDIPHGGGLAILFPNWMKHVLPVNPQRFKQLAVRVFGVDPANKTDEEAGLEGIERLREFWNSLGAPSRLRDYGIGEKDLPLLADIAMKRGEFGNFKKLTRDDVLAIYRASL
- a CDS encoding DUF378 domain-containing protein codes for the protein MSVLQRICLVLTIIGAINWGLVGFFQYDFVTALFGEGIARFIFGIVGIAGLINIGLLFVPNEERSRSAEPRTDRT
- a CDS encoding dipeptidase, with protein sequence MQVIDLHCDVLLKLSQGKGKLRFRDSKELDVNFERLRKGKVKVQFFAVFLEPEIPAEQKFVEALNQIDYFYEEVLKKNPEMKHIKEWADIEKLKEGEIGAVLTLEGADAIGNDLMKLRTLYRLGVKLVGLTWNFANYAADGVMEERGGGLTRFGKEVVRLNNEQKVFTDVSHLSERGFWEVMELADYPIASHSNAKSLCNHPRNLTDEQAKALFQKGGMVHVVYNPPFIKESGNASIGDLVRHIDHFCSLGGVKQIGLGSDFDGIEKKVKNLEDASKTQNLILALLKYYKEDEVKGFAYRNFLEHLPK
- a CDS encoding glucose-6-phosphate isomerase, with amino-acid sequence MTHIQFDYSNALRFFGEHELAQMNDLVKVSHQALHEKTGAGNDFLGWIDWPLHYDKEEFSRILKCAEKIRNDSDVLLVIGIGGSYLGARAAIEMLNHSFYNVLPKEKRKSPQIIFAGNNISSTYLHDVIDLLDGKDWSINVISKSGTTTEPAIAFRIFRKLLIEKYGEEEARKRIYATTDKKKGALKTFADAEGYETFVIPDDVGGRYSVLTAVGLLPIAASGADVAQIMAGARQAMEDFSHSELGKNIAYQYAAIRNILYNKGKTVELLINYEPGLQYFAEWWKQLFGESEGKDGKGIYPSSANFSTDLHSLGQYIQEGRRDLFETVLHVESPRHELVIEAEANDLDGLNYLAGKTVDFVNKKAFEGTLLAHTDGDVPNLVVKIPKMDEYTFGYLVYFFEKACAMSGYLLGVNPFDQPGVEAYKRNMFALLGKPGFEEKKKELEKRLNQ
- a CDS encoding ATP-binding cassette domain-containing protein; the protein is MTDYIVIEQLTKKIQGNIVLNDISIKLSKGKIYGFQGRNGSGKTMLFRAIAGLIRPTQGKVTVNGKEIGKDVSIPENIGILIENPGFIPEYTGMKNLELLSYIQRKITKKEVAEALEKVGLDPKDKRKYKKYSLGMKQRLGIAQAIMENPDLIILDEPTNSLDEEGVKLLNSLLAQLKREGKTVLIASHEREWIRGVADEIFVMDGGKIVGHEVISGEG